One segment of Alistipes finegoldii DSM 17242 DNA contains the following:
- a CDS encoding SusC/RagA family TonB-linked outer membrane protein: protein MVRKIVLSLIAVFVFLAYATAQNRQISGTVSDANGHPVAGATVIVDGTSLGTTTNTAGEYTLSAPVNGTLVVTFVGFEPQQLPIAGKTRINVTMKEDAQAIDDVIVVAFGTAKKEAFTGSAAVIKSDEIAKVQTSNVATALVGRVAGVQTSSTSGDLGKTPSIRVRGFGSINAGKEPLWIVDGMPYEGDLNNLNTNDIESMTVLKDAASNALYGARGANGVIMVTTKKAKSGDAVVTIDAKWGVNSKALEEYDVITSPAQYYETHFKALYGYYAQTNPAAKAYALASSGLTSNGTGGLGYNVYTVPEGQALIGTNGKLNPNATLGRKIIYNGQEYWLTPDDWIDEAYQSAFRQEYNVNISGATERSSFYASLGYLDNTGIIKSSALERYTARLKADYQAKKWLKVGGNMSYAHFSNSNGNSNEGSASSTANIFAFSAQMPPIYPVYIRDGSGRIMVDDNGYQMYDYGDKGNAGLTRPLLPGANGLQTSWLNKKKAEGNAFSGSGFVDISLYKGLKLTVNGSTNIDETRTTYLNNQYYGQFAEAGGTISKYHTRDIAYNLQQILNYNETFGKHNVGLMVGHEYYQKKYYYLSGTKSKLFSYDNEELGGAVVDGAGAHSYIDDYNSEGYFMRAQYDYAGRYFVSGSYRRDASSRFHPDHRWGNFWSVGAAWLLNQENWFDAPWVNMLKLKSSYGSQGNDNIGYYLYTDTYSIENNNGEIAVLFGQKGNPNITWETNTNLNIGTEFGFWNNRLSGSVDFFNRKTSDMLFAFSVPSSLGYSSYYANVGDMVNRGVEVELNADLIRTKNVLWSFNLNLTHVKNEVTYLAPEHKSTTVEGYKGYIDGSYFVGEGLPLYTYYLRSYAGVDPETGASLWYKDVKGDDGKITRTKTSDYTSATRYLHDSAIPSVYGGFSTSVSAYGVDFSISFNYQIGGKVYDSGYASFMSSPYGTTVGTNYHKDILKAWTPENKGSDIPRLQYGDQYTTSVSDRFLTDASYLNISNINVGYTLPSKITQKFGVQKLRVYLACDNVVYWSKRQGLDPRYSFTGATNFSNYSPIRTISGGVTVQF, encoded by the coding sequence ATGGTAAGAAAAATTGTACTATCGTTAATTGCCGTATTCGTGTTCTTGGCATATGCCACGGCCCAGAATAGGCAGATCTCCGGTACAGTTTCCGATGCAAACGGACATCCGGTTGCAGGCGCGACCGTCATTGTAGATGGGACCTCTCTGGGGACCACGACCAACACGGCCGGCGAGTATACGCTTTCGGCTCCGGTGAACGGCACGCTCGTGGTGACGTTTGTCGGTTTTGAGCCGCAGCAGCTGCCTATCGCCGGAAAAACCCGGATCAACGTCACGATGAAGGAGGATGCGCAAGCGATCGACGATGTGATCGTCGTGGCCTTCGGTACGGCAAAGAAAGAGGCTTTCACCGGTTCGGCTGCCGTCATAAAATCGGATGAGATTGCCAAGGTGCAGACCTCCAACGTGGCGACGGCTCTGGTCGGCCGCGTGGCCGGTGTGCAGACCTCCAGCACGTCGGGAGATCTCGGCAAGACCCCCTCGATCCGCGTCCGCGGTTTCGGTTCGATCAACGCCGGCAAGGAGCCGCTCTGGATTGTGGACGGCATGCCCTATGAAGGCGACCTGAACAACCTGAACACGAACGACATCGAGTCGATGACCGTCCTCAAGGACGCCGCTTCGAACGCTCTGTACGGCGCCCGCGGCGCCAACGGCGTGATTATGGTCACCACCAAAAAGGCGAAGTCGGGCGACGCCGTCGTGACGATCGACGCCAAGTGGGGCGTCAACTCGAAAGCGCTGGAGGAGTACGACGTGATCACCTCGCCCGCGCAGTATTACGAGACGCATTTCAAGGCGCTCTACGGCTATTATGCGCAGACCAATCCGGCGGCGAAGGCCTATGCGCTGGCCAGCAGCGGCCTGACTTCCAACGGCACGGGCGGTCTGGGATACAACGTCTATACGGTTCCCGAAGGGCAGGCGCTGATCGGCACCAACGGCAAGCTGAATCCGAACGCGACGCTGGGCCGCAAGATCATCTACAACGGACAGGAGTATTGGCTGACGCCCGACGACTGGATCGACGAGGCTTACCAGTCGGCGTTCCGTCAGGAATACAACGTGAACATCTCCGGTGCGACGGAGCGCAGCTCGTTCTACGCTTCGCTCGGTTATCTGGACAATACGGGTATTATCAAAAGTTCGGCGCTGGAGCGCTATACCGCGCGTCTGAAGGCCGATTATCAGGCCAAGAAGTGGCTGAAGGTGGGCGGCAACATGTCGTATGCGCACTTCAGCAACAGCAACGGCAACTCGAACGAAGGATCGGCTTCCTCGACGGCCAACATCTTCGCGTTCTCTGCACAGATGCCCCCGATCTACCCGGTATACATCCGCGACGGTTCGGGCCGCATCATGGTGGACGACAACGGCTATCAGATGTACGACTACGGCGACAAGGGCAATGCGGGTCTGACCCGTCCGCTGCTGCCCGGCGCCAACGGACTGCAGACCAGCTGGCTCAACAAGAAAAAGGCCGAGGGCAACGCCTTTTCGGGCAGCGGCTTCGTGGACATCTCGCTTTACAAGGGGCTGAAGCTGACGGTAAACGGCAGCACCAACATCGACGAAACCCGCACGACTTATCTCAACAACCAGTATTACGGTCAGTTCGCCGAGGCGGGCGGTACTATTTCGAAGTACCACACCCGCGACATCGCCTACAACCTTCAGCAGATTCTGAACTACAACGAGACCTTCGGCAAGCACAACGTGGGGCTGATGGTCGGTCACGAGTACTATCAGAAAAAATATTACTACCTGAGCGGCACCAAGTCGAAACTCTTCTCCTATGACAACGAGGAGCTTGGCGGAGCCGTCGTTGACGGCGCGGGCGCCCACTCCTACATCGACGACTACAACTCGGAGGGTTACTTCATGCGCGCCCAGTACGACTATGCGGGCCGCTACTTCGTGAGCGGTTCGTACCGCCGCGACGCATCGTCGCGCTTCCATCCCGACCACCGCTGGGGCAACTTCTGGTCGGTAGGCGCCGCGTGGCTCCTCAATCAGGAGAACTGGTTCGACGCTCCTTGGGTGAACATGCTGAAACTCAAGTCATCTTACGGTTCGCAGGGCAACGACAACATCGGCTACTACCTCTACACCGACACCTATTCGATCGAGAACAACAACGGCGAAATCGCCGTGCTCTTCGGGCAGAAAGGCAATCCCAACATTACGTGGGAGACCAACACCAACCTGAACATCGGTACGGAGTTCGGTTTCTGGAACAACCGCCTGAGCGGAAGCGTCGATTTCTTCAACCGCAAGACTTCGGACATGCTCTTCGCATTCTCGGTTCCTTCGTCGCTGGGTTACTCGTCCTATTACGCCAACGTGGGCGACATGGTCAACCGCGGCGTCGAGGTGGAGCTGAACGCCGACCTGATCCGCACGAAAAACGTATTGTGGAGCTTCAACCTGAACCTGACCCATGTGAAGAATGAGGTCACCTATCTGGCTCCCGAACACAAATCCACGACCGTGGAGGGCTACAAAGGCTATATCGACGGCAGTTATTTCGTCGGCGAAGGGCTGCCGCTCTACACCTATTACCTGCGTTCGTACGCCGGCGTCGATCCCGAAACGGGCGCTTCGCTCTGGTACAAGGACGTGAAGGGCGACGACGGCAAGATCACCCGGACCAAGACTTCGGACTACACCTCCGCGACCCGCTACCTGCACGACAGCGCGATTCCTTCGGTATACGGCGGCTTCTCGACCTCGGTTTCGGCCTACGGCGTCGATTTCTCGATCTCGTTCAACTACCAGATCGGCGGCAAGGTCTACGATTCGGGTTACGCCAGCTTCATGTCGTCGCCCTACGGAACCACCGTCGGCACCAACTACCACAAGGACATCCTCAAGGCGTGGACGCCCGAAAACAAAGGCTCGGACATTCCCCGTCTGCAATACGGCGACCAGTATACGACGAGCGTCTCCGACCGTTTCCTGACCGACGCGAGCTACCTGAACATCTCGAACATCAACGTCGGCTATACGCTGCCGTCGAAGATCACCCAGAAATTCGGCGTACAGAAACTGCGCGTCTATCTGGCCTGCGACAACGTGGTCTACTGGTCGAAGCGTCAGGGACTCGACCCGCGTTATTCGTTCACGGGAGCGACCAACTTCTCCAACTACTCGCCGATCCGCACTATTTCGGGCGGTGTAACCGTACAGTTCTAA
- a CDS encoding site-specific integrase, translating into MRNTFKVLFYIKKNAPLRNGWAPIMGRITINGQRTQFSTRLSVTPASWDTAQGRVCGRSNMAVQINEKLANIRFHIERCYNKLFYEQAFVTPVMVKEMYFGGNHKQETVVAFFKQHNDEFKRMVGVSRSMTTYYKYRCVCRHLADFVWDKYNRKDLMFKELNREFLTGFHSYIAQECAHKKNTTWIYMIALKHILMLARSKGYMNKDLFANYKLQSEFVTRNYLSMSEINKLMQYEGDTPTLQLIRDAFLFSCFTGLSYIDMKDLTLENIQQVNKQLWISTTRRKTGSEVNVRLFEVPYNILLKHRPMTRTKRIFDLPSNGWCNACLDKIMSEIGIMKQITFHSARHTFATTITLSQGVAIETISKLLGHRNIRTTQIYATITHSQLDGEMERLSKRINSLYRNLLPPDAPEAGTKLI; encoded by the coding sequence ATGAGAAACACGTTCAAGGTTCTATTCTACATCAAGAAGAATGCGCCTCTGCGGAACGGTTGGGCCCCGATCATGGGACGCATCACGATCAACGGACAGCGGACGCAATTTTCCACACGGCTCTCGGTCACTCCCGCCAGTTGGGACACCGCACAGGGGCGGGTCTGCGGACGGAGCAACATGGCCGTCCAAATCAACGAAAAGCTGGCCAATATCCGATTTCACATCGAGAGATGCTACAACAAGCTCTTTTACGAGCAGGCCTTCGTTACTCCGGTGATGGTCAAAGAGATGTATTTCGGCGGCAATCACAAGCAGGAGACCGTGGTCGCCTTCTTCAAGCAGCACAACGACGAATTCAAACGCATGGTCGGCGTCAGCCGCAGCATGACCACATATTATAAATATAGGTGTGTATGCCGGCATCTGGCGGATTTCGTCTGGGACAAGTACAACCGGAAGGATTTAATGTTCAAGGAACTCAACCGCGAATTCCTTACGGGCTTTCATTCCTACATAGCGCAGGAGTGCGCCCATAAGAAAAATACCACGTGGATCTACATGATCGCCCTCAAACACATCCTGATGCTGGCCCGCAGCAAAGGCTATATGAACAAGGATCTGTTTGCAAATTACAAATTACAAAGCGAATTCGTAACGCGCAATTACCTCTCCATGAGCGAGATCAACAAACTGATGCAGTACGAGGGCGACACTCCCACCTTACAACTTATCCGGGATGCCTTTCTGTTCAGCTGTTTCACCGGCTTGTCTTATATCGACATGAAGGACCTTACGCTGGAAAATATCCAGCAGGTGAATAAACAGTTGTGGATCAGTACGACGCGCCGCAAAACGGGTTCCGAAGTAAACGTCCGGCTGTTCGAAGTGCCTTACAACATTCTGCTCAAGCACAGGCCGATGACCCGGACCAAGCGAATCTTCGACCTTCCGAGCAACGGCTGGTGCAATGCCTGTCTCGACAAAATCATGTCCGAAATAGGCATTATGAAACAGATTACATTCCATTCGGCCCGCCATACCTTCGCCACGACGATCACCCTGTCGCAGGGCGTAGCTATCGAGACGATCAGCAAGCTGCTGGGACATAGAAACATACGAACTACGCAGATTTATGCCACCATTACGCACTCGCAGCTCGACGGCGAAATGGAACGTCTGTCGAAGCGAATCAACTCCCTTTACCGCAATTTGCTTCCTCCGGATGCACCCGAAGCCGGCACAAAGCTCATCTAA
- a CDS encoding SusC/RagA family TonB-linked outer membrane protein gives MVKKILLSLIGVLVFAAGAFAQAKQVRGSVVDENGAAVIGASVIVKGTTIGVSTDQQGFFVMNNVPAKSEELQISYLGYVTQDVKIRPNMQITLVPDEQTIESVVVTGMTKTDKRLFTGAADRLSADDVKLSGMADISRGLEGRSAGVSVQNVSGTFGTAPKIRVRGATSIFGSSKPLWVVDGVIMEDVIDIDADALSSGDATTLISSAIAGLNADDIESFSILKDGSATSIYGARAMAGVIVVTTKKGRAGESRISYTGDYTFRMTPRYADFNIMNSQDQMSVYQEMAAKGWLNNSTIANASSSGVYGKMWELVNTGKLENTEAARNRYLRKAEYRNTDWFKELFRSSLMHTHSISLSSGTEKSQYYASMSAMFDPGWTKASEVERYTANLNATYNIFDNLTLNLISSGSYRKQTAPGTLAATTDVVFGEVKRDFDINPYSYAMNSSRTLDPDEFYTRNYAPFNILDELGKNYIDLNVVDTKFQAELRYKPVTGLELSALAAIKYSATTQEHNITDYSNQARAYRAMATTVIRDNNPFLYTDPDNAYAVPISILPKGGIYKRRDNNMLSYDFRFAASYNTEINNQHIINLYGGMEVNQSDRHESWFNGWGMQYSMGLIPFYAYEVFKKGKEENTDYFGLADTHYRNVAFFFNGTYSWNGRYTLNGTFRYEGTNRMGKSRSARWLPTWNVAGAWNVHEENFFEALRPALSHLSLKASYSLTADRGPSFVTNSRVVITSNTPWRPSAGVTESGLTIYDLENSELTYEKKNEVNVGIDMGFLNNRISLAADWYKRDNHDLIGVINTQGIGGQVMKYGNVAGLKSSGVELTLSTRNIETKNFSWSTDFIYSHLKEEVTDLMSYKRAIDLVSGTGFGMEGYPSRSIFSFDFQGLNDEGIPQFINEKGQLTTTSINFQERNNLGHLKYSGTADPTDFGSFGNMFRLYGFKLNVFITYSFGNVIRLDPVFSESYSDLLSMPREFRNRWMRPGDENHTDIPVIANKRQVKKDNYLSRAYNAYNYSTARIAKGDFIRMKEISLTYDFPKRWIKKLRFSNMSLKLQATNLFLIYADKKLNGQDPEFFNTGGVAVPVPKQFTLTLKIGL, from the coding sequence ATGGTAAAAAAAATCCTACTATCGTTAATTGGAGTACTTGTGTTTGCAGCGGGGGCATTCGCCCAAGCCAAACAAGTGCGCGGTAGTGTCGTTGATGAAAACGGAGCGGCCGTGATCGGCGCTTCGGTTATCGTCAAAGGTACGACCATCGGTGTATCCACCGATCAGCAGGGATTTTTCGTTATGAACAATGTTCCGGCGAAATCCGAGGAACTGCAAATCTCCTATTTGGGGTATGTTACGCAGGATGTGAAGATCCGTCCGAACATGCAGATTACCCTTGTTCCTGACGAGCAGACTATCGAGTCCGTCGTGGTTACGGGTATGACCAAGACCGACAAACGACTCTTTACGGGTGCGGCGGACCGCCTTTCTGCCGACGATGTGAAACTTTCGGGTATGGCCGATATCAGCCGCGGTCTGGAAGGCCGTTCGGCCGGTGTCTCGGTGCAGAACGTATCGGGTACGTTCGGTACCGCTCCCAAGATCCGCGTCCGCGGTGCGACGTCGATCTTCGGCAGCTCGAAGCCCCTCTGGGTTGTGGACGGCGTCATTATGGAGGATGTGATCGACATCGACGCCGACGCACTCTCTTCGGGTGACGCCACGACGCTGATCAGCTCCGCCATCGCAGGTCTCAACGCCGACGACATCGAGAGCTTCAGCATTCTGAAAGACGGTTCCGCAACTTCCATATACGGTGCGCGCGCTATGGCCGGCGTGATCGTCGTTACGACCAAGAAAGGCCGCGCAGGCGAAAGCCGCATCAGCTATACCGGCGACTATACGTTCCGCATGACGCCGCGCTATGCCGATTTCAACATCATGAATTCTCAGGATCAGATGTCGGTATATCAGGAAATGGCCGCTAAGGGCTGGCTCAACAACTCGACTATCGCAAACGCCTCTTCGAGCGGTGTTTACGGCAAAATGTGGGAGCTGGTAAATACGGGCAAACTCGAAAATACGGAGGCTGCGCGCAACCGCTACCTGCGTAAGGCCGAGTACCGCAACACGGACTGGTTCAAGGAACTTTTCCGGAGTTCGCTGATGCACACGCACTCGATCAGCCTCAGCTCCGGTACCGAGAAGTCGCAGTACTACGCTTCGATGAGCGCCATGTTCGATCCGGGATGGACCAAGGCCAGCGAGGTGGAGCGTTATACGGCGAACCTCAACGCTACCTACAATATTTTCGACAATCTGACGCTGAACCTCATTTCGAGCGGCTCTTACCGTAAGCAAACGGCTCCGGGTACGTTGGCCGCGACGACCGACGTGGTATTCGGCGAGGTAAAGCGCGATTTCGACATCAACCCCTACTCGTATGCGATGAATTCGTCCCGGACGCTCGATCCCGATGAATTCTACACGCGCAACTACGCTCCGTTCAACATTCTCGACGAACTTGGGAAGAACTACATCGATCTCAACGTCGTGGATACGAAGTTCCAAGCAGAACTGCGTTACAAACCCGTCACGGGTCTCGAACTGAGCGCACTGGCCGCCATCAAATATTCGGCTACGACGCAGGAGCACAACATTACGGACTATTCGAATCAGGCCCGCGCCTACCGTGCAATGGCTACTACGGTGATCCGTGACAACAACCCGTTCCTGTATACCGATCCCGACAATGCGTATGCAGTGCCTATTTCGATCCTGCCCAAGGGCGGTATCTACAAGCGCCGCGACAACAACATGCTGTCGTACGACTTCCGTTTTGCCGCTTCGTACAATACGGAGATCAACAACCAGCACATTATCAACCTCTACGGAGGTATGGAGGTCAACCAGAGCGACCGTCACGAATCTTGGTTCAACGGCTGGGGTATGCAGTACTCGATGGGCCTGATCCCCTTCTACGCCTACGAGGTATTCAAGAAAGGCAAGGAGGAGAACACCGACTACTTCGGTCTGGCCGACACCCATTACCGCAACGTCGCTTTCTTCTTCAACGGCACCTATTCGTGGAACGGCCGCTACACCCTCAACGGAACCTTCCGTTACGAAGGAACGAACCGCATGGGTAAGAGCCGCAGCGCCCGCTGGCTGCCGACATGGAACGTCGCCGGTGCATGGAACGTACACGAAGAGAATTTCTTCGAGGCGCTGCGTCCCGCACTGTCGCACTTGTCGCTGAAGGCTTCCTACTCGCTGACCGCAGACCGCGGCCCCAGCTTCGTGACCAACTCGCGCGTCGTCATTACGAGCAATACCCCGTGGCGTCCTTCGGCCGGTGTTACCGAGTCGGGTCTGACGATTTACGACTTGGAGAACAGCGAGCTGACTTACGAGAAGAAGAACGAGGTGAACGTCGGTATCGACATGGGCTTCCTGAACAACCGCATCAGCCTCGCAGCCGACTGGTACAAGCGTGACAACCACGACCTGATCGGTGTGATCAACACGCAGGGTATCGGCGGTCAGGTGATGAAATACGGTAACGTCGCCGGTCTGAAATCTTCGGGTGTCGAGCTGACTCTTTCGACCCGCAACATCGAAACCAAGAATTTCAGCTGGTCTACGGACTTCATCTATTCGCACCTGAAAGAGGAGGTGACCGACCTGATGTCGTACAAGCGTGCCATCGACCTCGTATCGGGCACCGGTTTCGGTATGGAAGGCTATCCTTCGCGTTCGATCTTCTCGTTCGACTTCCAAGGCCTGAACGACGAGGGTATCCCGCAGTTCATCAACGAGAAAGGCCAGCTCACGACCACCTCGATCAACTTCCAAGAGCGTAACAACCTCGGACATCTGAAGTATTCGGGTACGGCCGATCCGACGGATTTCGGTAGCTTCGGCAACATGTTCCGTCTCTACGGCTTCAAGCTCAATGTCTTCATCACCTACTCGTTCGGCAATGTGATCCGTCTGGATCCGGTCTTCTCCGAATCCTACAGCGACCTGCTCTCCATGCCGCGCGAGTTCCGCAACCGCTGGATGCGTCCGGGCGATGAGAACCATACGGATATTCCGGTTATCGCCAACAAGCGTCAGGTCAAGAAGGACAACTACCTTTCGCGCGCTTACAATGCCTACAACTATTCGACGGCACGTATCGCCAAGGGCGACTTCATCCGCATGAAGGAGATTTCGCTGACCTACGACTTCCCGAAGCGCTGGATCAAGAAACTCCGTTTCTCAAACATGTCGCTTAAACTTCAGGCTACGAACCTCTTCCTGATCTATGCCGACAAGAAGCTCAACGGTCAGGATCCCGAATTCTTCAATACCGGCGGTGTTGCGGTTCCGGTGCCCAAGCAATTTACGCTGACGCTGAAAATCGGTTTATAA
- a CDS encoding RagB/SusD family nutrient uptake outer membrane protein, with translation MNTKKITTLIVLAAALVALPACNDFLDEMPDNRTELDSSDKITSLLVSAYSEHTYPVTCEYASDNVDETALVSPNFEPEQEEYYRWQDVTAAVTNEAPQAVWSQYYMAIAAANQALDAIKELGGADTPQLKAAKGEALICRAYAHFCLANMFCQAYNPQYASEDLGIPYMEKAETILNPKYTRGTLADVYSKIDADLIEGLPLITDEFYSVPKYHFNQKAAYAFAARFYLFYQKWDECIAAAKVVLGSAPETMMRDLEANGKLGLQSADGQTLLRTMDYIDYSHKCNLLLQTSITDAPGISFGPYNAYTGFSHGNWLDQTETFRAPTAPWGSSYTLYSAPYSMNTGKADKCFAWRAPYLFEIKDPVMQTGLAHTVFPAFTAEETLLCRAEAYIMKKEYGPALNDMNLWISKYVKSGAQTLTEANVNQWAQNTKEYTPANPTVKKPFGETAFPLEAGTQTNMCYALLHLRRVETVHLGLRWFDIKRYGITIYRRKLASYNTLGSVTDELHARDPRCAMQLPMDVVAAGLTPNPR, from the coding sequence ATGAATACGAAAAAAATAACCACGCTAATCGTACTCGCGGCTGCCCTCGTGGCGCTTCCCGCTTGTAACGACTTTTTGGATGAGATGCCGGACAACCGAACCGAACTCGATTCGAGCGACAAGATCACCAGTCTGCTGGTTTCGGCATATTCCGAACATACCTACCCCGTAACCTGCGAATACGCATCGGACAATGTCGATGAAACGGCATTGGTTTCACCGAACTTCGAACCCGAACAGGAAGAGTACTACCGCTGGCAGGACGTTACGGCGGCCGTTACCAACGAAGCGCCTCAGGCCGTATGGAGTCAGTATTACATGGCGATTGCCGCTGCCAACCAAGCGCTCGACGCCATCAAGGAGCTGGGCGGCGCCGACACCCCGCAGCTGAAGGCCGCCAAGGGCGAAGCGCTCATTTGCCGTGCATACGCTCATTTCTGTCTGGCCAATATGTTCTGTCAGGCTTACAATCCGCAGTATGCGTCGGAAGACCTTGGCATCCCCTACATGGAGAAGGCCGAAACGATACTCAACCCCAAATACACCCGCGGTACGCTGGCCGATGTCTATTCCAAGATCGACGCCGACCTGATCGAGGGTCTGCCGCTGATCACCGACGAGTTCTACTCGGTGCCGAAGTACCATTTCAACCAGAAGGCCGCCTATGCTTTTGCAGCCCGTTTCTACCTCTTCTATCAGAAGTGGGACGAGTGTATCGCCGCCGCGAAGGTAGTGCTGGGAAGCGCTCCCGAAACGATGATGCGCGACCTCGAAGCGAACGGCAAGCTGGGACTGCAGTCGGCCGACGGACAGACCCTGCTTCGCACGATGGACTATATCGACTACTCGCACAAGTGCAATCTGCTGCTGCAGACCTCGATAACCGATGCTCCCGGCATTTCGTTCGGTCCTTACAATGCCTACACCGGGTTCTCCCACGGTAACTGGCTGGATCAGACCGAAACCTTCCGCGCTCCGACGGCTCCATGGGGCAGCAGCTATACGCTCTACTCTGCGCCGTATTCAATGAATACCGGTAAAGCCGACAAGTGTTTCGCATGGCGTGCGCCCTACCTCTTCGAGATCAAGGACCCGGTGATGCAGACGGGACTCGCGCATACGGTTTTCCCCGCATTTACGGCCGAAGAGACGCTGCTCTGCCGCGCCGAGGCTTACATCATGAAGAAAGAATACGGCCCGGCTCTGAACGACATGAACCTCTGGATCAGCAAATATGTGAAATCCGGCGCCCAGACGCTCACCGAAGCCAACGTCAACCAGTGGGCGCAGAACACGAAGGAGTATACCCCGGCCAATCCCACGGTGAAGAAACCTTTCGGCGAGACGGCTTTCCCGCTCGAAGCCGGCACGCAGACCAACATGTGCTATGCGCTGCTGCATCTGCGCCGTGTGGAGACCGTACACCTCGGTTTGCGCTGGTTCGACATAAAACGTTACGGCATTACGATCTATCGTCGCAAGCTGGCCAGCTACAACACGCTCGGAAGCGTTACCGACGAACTGCACGCCCGCGACCCGCGCTGCGCGATGCAGCTGCCGATGGATGTCGTTGCCGCAGGCCTGACTCCTAACCCGAGATAA
- a CDS encoding zinc-binding metallopeptidase, producing the protein MKKNIILLMTAVFGVFVLAGCSEDDLKKTSAVLDSPTVENDFDRWLTKNYLEPYNIDFKYRFKDVLGDMDYNLTPADYGQAIKLAKLTLHLTLQVYDEVTGNRQFISENFPKIVHVIGSPAYNENNNIVLGVAEGGKMMTLYQVNIIDYLLETKNIDQLNELFFKTMHHEFGHILHQTRPYSTDFNAVTPSSYVGDACFDTYRTDAAARQAGFITRYSSKAPDEDFVEQLSLYVTSTAAEWEAILAQGGSAGRPLLEQKNDIMRAYMLSTWDINIDELRKVVLRRQNEIWSLDYNI; encoded by the coding sequence ATGAAAAAGAATATTATATTACTTATGACGGCAGTGTTCGGAGTGTTCGTTTTGGCGGGCTGCTCCGAGGACGACCTGAAAAAGACGAGTGCTGTCCTCGACTCGCCTACCGTCGAGAACGATTTCGACAGATGGCTTACCAAGAACTATTTGGAACCCTACAACATCGATTTCAAATATCGTTTCAAAGATGTTCTGGGCGACATGGACTACAACCTGACTCCCGCAGATTACGGACAGGCGATCAAACTGGCCAAGCTGACGCTGCACCTGACGCTGCAGGTTTACGACGAAGTGACGGGCAACAGGCAGTTCATCAGCGAGAACTTCCCGAAGATCGTCCATGTTATCGGTTCGCCGGCCTATAACGAAAACAACAATATCGTACTCGGTGTGGCCGAAGGCGGTAAGATGATGACCCTTTATCAGGTAAACATCATCGACTATCTGCTGGAGACGAAGAATATCGACCAGCTCAACGAGCTCTTCTTCAAGACCATGCACCATGAGTTCGGTCACATCCTCCACCAGACGCGGCCCTACTCGACCGACTTCAACGCCGTGACGCCTTCGAGCTACGTCGGCGACGCATGCTTCGACACCTATCGGACGGATGCAGCGGCTCGTCAGGCCGGGTTTATCACGCGTTATTCGTCGAAGGCTCCCGATGAGGATTTCGTGGAACAGCTCTCGCTCTACGTAACCTCGACGGCTGCCGAATGGGAAGCCATTCTCGCACAAGGCGGCAGCGCCGGACGTCCGCTTCTCGAACAGAAGAACGATATCATGCGTGCCTACATGCTCAGCACATGGGATATCAATATCGATGAACTGCGAAAAGTGGTATTACGTCGGCAGAATGAGATTTGGTCGCTCGATTATAACATTTAA